In Lactuca sativa cultivar Salinas chromosome 5, Lsat_Salinas_v11, whole genome shotgun sequence, the DNA window TACTTCATGTGGGTGTGTTTGACTCATTGACTACACGTGTCGTTctttcaaaaacatatatatcatcAATCTCAACTGTAACCGTCCAACAAATCTTATATCACATTCTTCATCGGTTACTTATTGTCATTAAACGAAAAGTAGGACCACTTCTACTCTATATATATTTGATCCCTAAACTAGAAAAGATTCACCACAACACCAAATCAGCTCCACCGGAGTGATTTCGACATAGAAGATAGCCAACCGGTTTCAGAAACCCTAAAACTACAAACTATGGGTATCAATGTGCAAGGTCTCAAAACTTATGTGTATGACCTGAAGTACATTAGAAACCCGAGGGTACCAGAGTGCACTAAATTACCAACCCTCCCCTCGCCAAAAACACCTGTTGAGTTGACCAGAGCACGCATTCAACAAGCTGCTCCATTGTCCACAATGTCTGGCCCTGAATGCTGCGAGAACCCACCTACACTTTCCTCCGGCGGTGAATCCGGCGATGTCCTGCAGATCGCCTCTCTCAATTCTTACGTTACCGGGAACACTGATTCGAAGATCGCCGTTGTTCTGATTTCCGATGTTTATGGTACGCAACATCACTCCACTCTTTAGTGTTCTTATTTACCAACTCTAACTACTGTAATCAATGATAAGATTTATATCTGGATGTTCACTAGTCACTCTTGCAAAAAttatgttttaatccataaataatttACCTTTCAAGAAGCTAATTCATTAAAACACCtgtattttataactttgaaGCCTATCTTTTAAAATCACTAACCCTTTTTTGGTTTGCAAGTCAACCATAGTTTGTATGATCATCTTATTGCTCTAATTTGTTTGCGTCTGGTATCTTTTGTGCAGGTTATGGAGCTCCAAAATTGAGGTATGGCTTGTCGCAAGAACATCCCCTTATATTAAAATTTTTCTTTTCTATGGATTAATTTATTGATTTGATCATTAGTTCCTTCTGGAAAATAAGATTACgatgtttaattttaattttacagGAAACTTGCAGACAAAATTGCCTCTTCTGGGTATTATGTAGTTGTCCCTGACTTCTTCCATGGAGACCCCTTGATTCCTGATTCGCCGATTCAAGATTGGCTAAAGAATCATGGACCGGTTGGTTTTCTGTCTAACACACACCTCATTATCAGTTAAATTTTATTGTTTTCCATTTCCAAATGTTTCAAACTTCAAATTATATAAATTAGCAAGTTCTGTAAGAAGTGATATCTACCTCGCACTTAAAAGAAAACACCATGAATAAATTAATGGTATAGTTTCAATTCTAGATTTCCAATGTCAAATAACATTCCTTATTTATACCTTTTTTCGTCTTTTCTTTTTGTAGGTGGAAGCAGTAGCATTTGCAAAATCGGTTATTCAGGCTCTGAAAGAGAAGGGTATCTCTAAAATTGGGGCTGCAGGATTCTGTTGGGGTGGTAAGATTAGCTTCACATCAACTTTGTTAATACATGCCAAACACAGTACAAGACTGTCATGTTCTGTCTTGTCCTGTGTAACAAATCGGGCttggttgactcagttgactcaattgttttttttttagccAAGGTGGTTGTTGAGTTAGCAAAAGAGGCTGAAATACAAGTTGCTGCTCTCTTGCATCCTTCATTTCTCACTTTAGATGATATCAAGGGTATGTTTCATTCAACAACATTTATCATTTTCCCTCATTTCTAGAAACCTGTACATGTTTAAATACTTCAAACCTAAATCAAAAGGTTAATTTTCTGTAATTTCTGagcttttttgaatttttttcttgATGATATGATGGTTTTTAGGGGTTAAGGTTCCTATTGCAATACTGGGTGCTGAGATTGACAGAATGTCTCCACCAGAACTTGTCAAAGAATTTGAGCTTGCTTTAGAAGCAAAACCAGAGGTAACTTCTTCGAGCTTTTGTAAAGTGTACATTTTTTTTTCCACCTTTAACTTTACTTTGTAAAGTCTACAACTTTTCTTACACCTTTAATAATGTAAAAGAAAATAGGTATGCACTCTAAAATTTAACCAATTTTAGTAAAGGTCGTCTAAATACAAATCAATGGTGTAATTGGGTAGAATATTCCAAATTAATGtccttataagaaaaaaaaaaaatagagaaagTACAATGTCATAATTGTGTAGATTTTTAAAAAGTATAATGTCATAATAAGCAACAAAATTGAATGTACAATGTTCTAATAGAAAGAAATATAAGTAGGATGCGAGTCTGTATCCCACTTTTTTGTGTGGGAcgaaaaatttcgatttttttccATTACCATCAGACTGTTTCAGTCCAATGCATGTCAAACACAGTTATGTTCTGTCATggatccaacatatgaacaacagGCAAGGAAGGATATATAAATTTATGTTGGTCTGCAGATTGATCATTTTGTGAAGATATATAATGGGGTTTCGCACGGTTGGACTGTCCGATGGAAAGATGATGATGAAATCGCGGTGAAGTGTGCAAAAGAGGCGCATGAGGATCTTGTGGCTTGGTTTGGCAAGTGTCTTGTATAAAACCAGTTAACCctgtaaaacataataatgtaaAACAAAGAGAGATGGAGATGATAGAGAACACTCCATTTACAAATAAATAAAGTGTTGTGAAGACTTTGTAGTAAGTTTTTAATACAAAGTTAAAATTGTGATTTGGATCGTGATGTTGTTCTTTGATGAATTTAGTTTTATGTTAATCGTAAGGTTGTTGAATAAGTGTTGATTGAGAGAGGATTGGTCCGTAAGGTTGTTCATGGGTAAGATGGGATGGTTCTATAATGGATAAGTTTTTTATGACTAAATTCGATTATTAGGGTGAGGTTATTTATGTTTTTTGCACATTTGAGAGATTGAAAACAAGTACATCCAGTCTTCagtctttttatgcttatgtgGACCGGTCTGAACCAAAATGCTCGATGTTAGTCCCAGATCAAGAATAAAACACTAAAAACTGAATATTGGTTAAAatctattataataaatgaaagtttttttgccacttgtcattcaTTCAATTTGcgaaatgtcattttgtggttattttaaattaattttttccacatgttattttataagtttttctaatttattaaattctatataatattttaatgtactaattgcaataaatatgataataaatgaatataaatttcattaatcaacttaccttttaatttcaaaattctaaaaattaaggcttattaatttcttttgtttatttatttaatttttttttaaaatttaaaagataaaaaacattttcattataataatttattatttttcttattctCTTATAAATtaaaagttcttaaatattttgacctttatatttaactttttgtttttttttttaattaacctatataatacatgagtctcacaactagtatttaTTAATTACGATTTCTAAACAAAGAGAATAAATTGTAAAAAATCACAATTTATTAGCACATTCTCTAATTTCTCTATGATAGCTAAAACTTATTGATCTCACAAAACTCATGCATAAAAGTATATGAAAACCTAGAATGAGTATTATATAAATAGTAATCTAGAATAGATTTGAAATACTCGGTGCAAACATAGTACTTCAATTCTTATATTGAGTGCAAATGTCTTATCTTTATCTTCGCTTTGTACTTCCAAATGACTTGATCTTCAATATATTCTGATAACTAAGACTAATATATTC includes these proteins:
- the LOC111876575 gene encoding endo-1,3;1,4-beta-D-glucanase; translation: MSGPECCENPPTLSSGGESGDVLQIASLNSYVTGNTDSKIAVVLISDVYGYGAPKLRKLADKIASSGYYVVVPDFFHGDPLIPDSPIQDWLKNHGPVEAVAFAKSVIQALKEKGISKIGAAGFCWGAKVVVELAKEAEIQVAALLHPSFLTLDDIKGVKVPIAILGAEIDRMSPPELVKEFELALEAKPEIDHFVKIYNGVSHGWTVRWKDDDEIAVKCAKEAHEDLVAWFGKCLV